From Mycolicibacterium cosmeticum, a single genomic window includes:
- a CDS encoding DoxX family protein — translation MTSPSPVVQQSNPSRARFMGGSLVGMGILHFVAPKPFDSIVPAELPGSARFYTHASGVAEVATGALLLAPRTRKLGALAAIALYLGVFPANVNMVRLWFKDPAKPLPMRIGAIARLPLQIPMITQAYKIYRNS, via the coding sequence ATGACATCCCCTTCGCCCGTCGTTCAGCAGTCCAATCCGTCCCGCGCCCGGTTCATGGGCGGCTCACTGGTGGGAATGGGCATCCTGCATTTCGTCGCGCCGAAGCCGTTCGACTCCATCGTCCCGGCGGAGCTGCCGGGCAGCGCCCGGTTCTACACCCACGCCTCCGGTGTCGCCGAGGTCGCCACCGGTGCGCTGCTGCTGGCACCGCGGACCCGCAAGCTGGGCGCGCTGGCCGCGATCGCGTTGTACCTCGGCGTGTTTCCGGCCAACGTCAACATGGTCCGGCTGTGGTTCAAAGACCCCGCCAAGCCGCTGCCGATGCGAATCGGCGCCATCGCGCGCCTGCCCCTGCAGATCCCGATGATCACCCAGGCCTACAAGATCTACCGCAACTCGTAG
- a CDS encoding potassium channel family protein, with protein MAKGRLRRRLEAIDQNLTSRPDADLVDILNIPEKFVSPGRKIFMRVLWALSALVAAVFIVYIDRHGYRDVASTPEESDPLSLLDCIYYATVSLSTTGYGDITPYTESARLVNVLVITPLRVAFLIVLIGTTVETLTTQSRQALKIQRWRKSVRNHTIVVGYGTKGRTAVSAMIGDDVAPADIVVVDDDPAALERAKSAGLVTVRGSATDSEVLRLASAQHAKSIIVAANRDDTAVLVTLTARELAPNANIIAAVREAENQHLLRQSGANTTVVTSETAGRLLGIATQTPSVVEMMEDLLTPDAGFAIAERPVETKEEGGSPRHLTDIVLGVVRGGELLRVDDERVDALELSDRLLYIRSKD; from the coding sequence GTGGCCAAAGGTAGGTTGCGCCGGCGCCTGGAGGCGATCGACCAGAATCTGACGTCGCGCCCCGACGCCGACCTGGTCGACATCCTGAACATCCCGGAGAAGTTCGTCAGCCCCGGCCGCAAGATCTTCATGCGGGTGCTGTGGGCGCTGAGCGCGCTGGTCGCCGCCGTCTTCATCGTCTACATCGATCGGCACGGCTACCGCGACGTCGCGTCCACGCCGGAGGAAAGCGATCCGCTGTCACTGCTGGATTGCATCTACTACGCCACCGTGTCGCTGTCCACCACCGGCTACGGCGACATCACGCCCTACACCGAATCAGCCCGCCTGGTGAACGTCCTGGTGATCACGCCGCTGCGGGTGGCGTTCCTGATCGTGCTCATCGGGACCACGGTCGAGACCCTGACCACCCAGTCGCGCCAGGCACTGAAGATCCAGCGATGGAGGAAATCCGTGCGCAACCACACCATCGTCGTCGGCTACGGGACGAAGGGCAGGACCGCGGTCTCGGCGATGATCGGCGACGACGTGGCGCCGGCCGACATCGTCGTGGTCGACGACGACCCGGCCGCCCTGGAACGCGCCAAGAGCGCGGGGCTGGTCACCGTTCGGGGCAGTGCCACCGACTCCGAGGTGCTCAGGCTCGCGAGTGCCCAGCACGCGAAGTCGATCATCGTCGCGGCCAACCGGGACGACACCGCGGTGCTGGTCACCCTCACCGCCCGCGAACTGGCCCCCAACGCGAACATCATCGCCGCGGTCCGGGAGGCCGAGAACCAGCACCTGTTGCGTCAGTCCGGCGCCAACACCACCGTCGTCACCTCGGAGACCGCGGGCCGGCTGCTGGGCATCGCCACGCAGACCCCGAGCGTCGTCGAGATGATGGAGGACCTGCTCACCCCGGACGCCGGATTCGCCATCGCCGAGCGACCGGTCGAGACCAAGGAGGAGGGCGGCTCGCCGCGCCACCTCACGGATATCGTGCTGGGGGTGGTGCGCGGCGGGGAGTTGCTGCGCGTCGACGACGAGCGCGTGGACGCGCTCGAACTCAGCGACCGATTGCTGTACATCCGATCCAAAGATTGA
- the nudC gene encoding NAD(+) diphosphatase yields the protein MSGFTLRNVPLLSRIGADRDDQVRTDIDAAIAGWPDAAVLYVDRRNQVLISGGSVVLSTTTALGATPPADAVFLGTVAGGRHVWAVRGALEAPQGDTAEAEVLDLRRAGPIFDDASAQLVATATALLNWHDAARFSPVDGAPTKTAKAGWARINPVNGHEEFPRIDPAIICLVHDGHDRAVLARQTLWPERLFSLLAGFVEAGESFESCVQREIAEEIGLTVRDIHYLGSQPWPFPRSLMVGFHAIGDPEQPFAFNDGEIAEAEWFTRAQVREALEHGDWNSDSSSRLLLPGSISIAREIIESWAFAG from the coding sequence ATGAGCGGCTTCACCCTGCGCAACGTCCCACTGCTGTCCCGGATCGGCGCCGACCGCGACGACCAGGTGCGCACCGATATCGACGCCGCCATCGCCGGCTGGCCGGACGCGGCGGTGCTGTACGTCGACCGGCGCAACCAGGTGCTGATCTCCGGCGGAAGTGTGGTGCTCAGCACGACGACCGCGCTCGGCGCCACCCCGCCCGCGGACGCGGTGTTCCTCGGCACCGTGGCGGGCGGCCGGCACGTCTGGGCGGTCCGTGGTGCCCTGGAGGCTCCGCAGGGCGACACCGCCGAGGCGGAGGTGCTCGACCTGCGCCGCGCCGGACCGATCTTCGACGACGCCAGCGCCCAACTGGTCGCCACCGCGACCGCGCTGCTGAACTGGCATGACGCCGCCCGGTTCAGCCCGGTCGACGGCGCACCGACCAAGACCGCCAAGGCCGGCTGGGCCCGGATCAACCCGGTCAACGGCCACGAGGAATTCCCCCGCATCGACCCGGCGATCATCTGCCTGGTGCACGACGGCCACGACCGCGCGGTGCTGGCCCGCCAGACCCTCTGGCCGGAACGGCTGTTCTCACTGCTGGCCGGATTCGTGGAGGCGGGGGAATCCTTCGAGTCGTGCGTGCAGCGGGAGATCGCCGAGGAGATCGGGCTGACCGTCCGCGACATCCACTACCTGGGCAGTCAGCCCTGGCCGTTCCCGCGCTCGCTGATGGTCGGGTTCCACGCCATCGGTGACCCGGAGCAGCCGTTCGCATTCAACGACGGCGAGATCGCCGAGGCCGAGTGGTTCACCCGCGCACAGGTGCGCGAGGCGCTGGAGCATGGTGACTGGAACAGCGATTCGTCGTCGCGGCTGCTGTTGCCGGGATCGATCTCGATCGCCAGGGAGATCATCGAGTCCTGGGCGTTCGCCGGCTGA
- the mrx1 gene encoding mycoredoxin Mrx1 — translation MTTAALTMYTTSWCGYCSRLKMALKAEGISWDEVDIEGDPAAAEFVGSVNGGNHVVPTVKFADGSTLTNPSIKQVKAKLG, via the coding sequence ATGACTACCGCTGCGCTGACCATGTACACCACGTCGTGGTGCGGCTATTGCTCGCGACTGAAGATGGCCCTGAAGGCCGAGGGCATCTCGTGGGACGAGGTCGACATCGAGGGCGACCCGGCCGCGGCGGAATTCGTCGGCTCGGTCAACGGCGGCAACCACGTGGTGCCGACGGTGAAGTTCGCCGACGGCTCGACGCTGACCAACCCGAGCATCAAGCAGGTCAAGGCGAAACTGGGCTGA
- a CDS encoding SDR family oxidoreductase, with protein sequence MRIAVAGATGNIGRLTVEALERSGHQVVPISRSLGVDLSTGAGLDAALAGVQAVVDVTNAPVGDRAATEDYLGTATANLLAAEQRAGVGHHVLLSIVGIHDIEGNPHYAGKRRQEGLVEAGPVPWTIVPATQFHDFAEMVVGWTEHDGVAEIAPLLVQPIAPADIAAILAEIVTGDPQGPYVDVAGPDTQDLVDMARRTLAARGRTVRLVPTWSSMLGLQMAGNALLPGDGARLAPTTFEDWLAQIR encoded by the coding sequence ATGCGGATCGCGGTCGCCGGTGCCACCGGCAATATCGGGAGACTGACCGTCGAGGCACTCGAACGGTCCGGGCATCAGGTGGTGCCGATCAGCCGGTCCCTCGGCGTGGACCTGTCCACCGGGGCCGGCTTGGACGCCGCGCTGGCCGGGGTGCAGGCCGTCGTCGACGTCACCAACGCCCCGGTGGGTGACCGGGCGGCCACCGAGGACTACCTCGGCACCGCCACCGCCAACCTGCTGGCCGCCGAGCAGCGCGCCGGCGTCGGGCACCACGTGCTGCTGTCGATCGTCGGCATCCACGACATCGAGGGCAACCCGCACTACGCGGGCAAGCGCCGGCAGGAGGGGCTGGTCGAGGCGGGACCGGTGCCGTGGACGATCGTGCCGGCCACCCAGTTCCACGATTTCGCCGAGATGGTCGTCGGCTGGACCGAACACGACGGTGTCGCCGAGATCGCCCCGCTGCTGGTGCAGCCGATCGCGCCGGCCGATATCGCCGCGATTCTGGCCGAGATCGTGACCGGCGACCCGCAGGGCCCGTACGTCGACGTCGCCGGACCGGACACCCAGGACCTGGTGGACATGGCGCGCCGCACGCTGGCCGCCCGGGGCCGGACCGTGCGGCTGGTGCCGACGTGGTCGTCGATGTTGGGCCTCCAGATGGCCGGCAACGCGCTGCTGCCCGGCGACGGTGCCCGACTGGCGCCCACCACGTTCGAGGACTGGCTGGCGCAGATCCGATAA